The following coding sequences lie in one Arachis ipaensis cultivar K30076 chromosome B03, Araip1.1, whole genome shotgun sequence genomic window:
- the LOC107631379 gene encoding uncharacterized protein LOC107631379 isoform X2 has translation MQCSANVVHCPCSTFSPQTLSTKAFSFQFHPTFKLTSQQQQQQQHKITYPQPPEQRRTCSDGYGNSKKVITSVSNPFVKHCLKLRNSSSYRRSHGSVLVVGSTPIREIYRFQDSFQDENITMECLILLDKAEISSGLDKSAASIVHASPTVMKKISGLQSTDSTDAIAIMKIPASFFNVDDHQKKEDCKKWFLSTHRILVLDGIQDPGNLGTLLRSAVAFRWDGVFLLPGSCDPFNEKALRASRGASFQLPIVSGSWSHLDSLIEEFQMKLLAGHPEHEGQRRKWPFGKIPAGM, from the exons ATGCAATGCAGCGCGAACGTTGTTCACTGTCCTTGTTCCACTTTCTCTCCTCAAACTCTCTCAACAAAAGCATTCTCTTTTCAGTTTCACCCAACTTTCAAACTTACTTCgcaacaacagcagcagcagcagcacaaAATCACTTACCCACAGCCACCAGAACAACGAAGAACCTGTTCTGATGGTTATGGAAATTCGAAGAAGGTGATAACGAGTGTTTCGAACCCTTTCGTGAAGCACTGCCTCAAGCTCCGCAACAGCTCTTCTTATCGCCGCTCTCATGGCTCCGTTCTTGTTGTGGGCTCCACACCCATTAG AGAAATATACAGGTTTCAAGACTCATTCCAAGATGAAAATATAACAATGGAATGTTTGATTCTTCTTGATAAAGCTGAAATTTCCAGTGGGTTGGATAAATCCGCAGCTTCTATTGTGCATGCAAGCCCAACGGTGATGAAAAAAATTTCAGGACTGCAATCGACTGACTCTACTGATGCAATTGCCATAATGAAGATTCCTGCTAGTTTTTTCAATGTAGATGATCATCAAAAGAAAGAAGATTGCAAGAAGTGGTTTCTTTCTACACATCGGATTTTAGTTCTTGATGGGATTCAG GACCCTGGTAACCTCGGCACATTACTCCGATCAGCTGTTGCCTTTAGATGG GATGGAGTTTTTCTTCTTCCAGGCAGCTGCGATCCATTCAACGAGAAAGCTCTCCGAGCTAGCCGAGGTGCATCCTTTCAGCTCCCCATTGTTTCCGGTAGTTGGAGTCATCTGGATTCTCTCATAGAAGAATTTCAAATGAAGTTGCTTGCTGGGCATCCTGAGCATGAAGG GCAGCGAAGGAAGTGGCCTTTCGGAAAAATCCCTGCAGGCATGTGA
- the LOC107631379 gene encoding uncharacterized protein LOC107631379 isoform X1 — MQCSANVVHCPCSTFSPQTLSTKAFSFQFHPTFKLTSQQQQQQQHKITYPQPPEQRRTCSDGYGNSKKVITSVSNPFVKHCLKLRNSSSYRRSHGSVLVVGSTPIREIYRFQDSFQDENITMECLILLDKAEISSGLDKSAASIVHASPTVMKKISGLQSTDSTDAIAIMKIPASFFNVDDHQKKEDCKKWFLSTHRILVLDGIQDPGNLGTLLRSAVAFRWDGVFLLPGSCDPFNEKALRASRGASFQLPIVSGSWSHLDSLIEEFQMKLLAGHPEHEGLVKPVSLLSPGFCYSLLDMPLCLVLGSEGSGLSEKSLQACELVSIAMAGEYESLNVSVAGGIFLYMLQPNNT, encoded by the exons ATGCAATGCAGCGCGAACGTTGTTCACTGTCCTTGTTCCACTTTCTCTCCTCAAACTCTCTCAACAAAAGCATTCTCTTTTCAGTTTCACCCAACTTTCAAACTTACTTCgcaacaacagcagcagcagcagcacaaAATCACTTACCCACAGCCACCAGAACAACGAAGAACCTGTTCTGATGGTTATGGAAATTCGAAGAAGGTGATAACGAGTGTTTCGAACCCTTTCGTGAAGCACTGCCTCAAGCTCCGCAACAGCTCTTCTTATCGCCGCTCTCATGGCTCCGTTCTTGTTGTGGGCTCCACACCCATTAG AGAAATATACAGGTTTCAAGACTCATTCCAAGATGAAAATATAACAATGGAATGTTTGATTCTTCTTGATAAAGCTGAAATTTCCAGTGGGTTGGATAAATCCGCAGCTTCTATTGTGCATGCAAGCCCAACGGTGATGAAAAAAATTTCAGGACTGCAATCGACTGACTCTACTGATGCAATTGCCATAATGAAGATTCCTGCTAGTTTTTTCAATGTAGATGATCATCAAAAGAAAGAAGATTGCAAGAAGTGGTTTCTTTCTACACATCGGATTTTAGTTCTTGATGGGATTCAG GACCCTGGTAACCTCGGCACATTACTCCGATCAGCTGTTGCCTTTAGATGG GATGGAGTTTTTCTTCTTCCAGGCAGCTGCGATCCATTCAACGAGAAAGCTCTCCGAGCTAGCCGAGGTGCATCCTTTCAGCTCCCCATTGTTTCCGGTAGTTGGAGTCATCTGGATTCTCTCATAGAAGAATTTCAAATGAAGTTGCTTGCTGGGCATCCTGAGCATGAAGGGTTAGTCAAGCCAGTTTCTTTGCTTTCTCCAGGCTTTTGTTATTCCTTATTAGACATGCCATTGTGCTTGGTTTTAGGCAGCGAAGGAAGTGGCCTTTCGGAAAAATCCCTGCAGGCATGTGAGCTTGTAAGCATTGCAATGGCTGGAGAATATGAGTCACTTAATGTTTCTGTTGCTGGTGGAATTTTCTTGTATATGCTTCAGCCAAACAATACATGA
- the LOC107631378 gene encoding probable 1-deoxy-D-xylulose-5-phosphate synthase 2, chloroplastic, with protein MAFCGTFVKPTHSLLPCRTSSTPTSNHGCTKQLCVRASSTTASSSSGDKERSIIRKEKDGVWKINYSDEKPPTPLLDTINHPIHTKNLTTQDLEQLAAELRADIVYSVSKTGGHLSSSLGVVDLSVALHHVFSTPEDKIIWDVGHQAYPHKILTGRRSRMHTIRKTSGLAGFPKRDESAHDAFGAGHSSTSISAGLGMAVGRDLLGKNNSVISVIGDGAMTAGQAYEAMNNAGFLDANLIVILNDNKQVSLPTATMDGPATPVGALSSALSKIQASAEFRKLREAAKSITKQIGRQTHEVAAKVDEYARGMISASGSTFFEELGLYYIGPVDGHNIEDMVTIFEKVKAMPAPGPVLIHIVTEKGKGYDDKMHGVVKFDPKTGHQFKTKASTLSYTQYFAESLIKEAEVDNKIVAIHAAMGGGTGLNYFQKRFPDRCFDVGIAEQHAVTFAAGLATEGLKPFCAIYSSFLQRGYDQVVHDVDLQKLPVRFAMDRAGLVGADGPTHCGAFDITYMACLPNMVVMAPSDEAELMHMVATAAAIDDRPSCFRFPRGNGIGAVLPLNNKGTALEIGKGRVLTEGSRVAILGYGSIVQQCMQAAELLKTLGVYVTVADARFCKPLDTGLIKELAKEHEILITAEEGSIGGFGSHVAHYLSLSGILDGPLKWRAMTLPDRYIDHGSPQDQIEQAGISSKHIAGTVLSLMGKSKDALLLV; from the exons ATGGCCTTCTGTGGAACTTTTGTTAAGCCAACCCATTCTTTGCTGCCATGCCGCACATCTTCAACTCCAACTTCAAACCATGGTTGCACAAAACAG TTGTGTGTGAGAGCTTCATCAACAACAGCAAGTAGCAGCTCAGGTGATAAGGAAAGGTCTATCATAAGAAAAGAGAAAGATGGTGTATGGAAGATCAATTACTCAGATGAGAAACCACCAACACCACTTTTGGATACAATCAATCATCCAATTCACACCAAGAATCTCACCACACAG GATCTTGAACAACTTGCGGCAGAGCTAAGGGCAGACATTGTGTACAGTGTATCGAAGACCGGCGGCCATCTCAGCTCAAGCTTGGGGGTTGTGGACTTATCAGTGGCTCTGCATCATGTTTTCAGCACTCCTGAAGACAAGATCATATGGGATGTTGGCCACCAG GCATACCCACACAAGATTCTCACAGGCAGAAGGTCCAGGATGCATACCATTAGGAAGACTTCAGGCCTTGCAGGCTTTCCTAAAAGAGACGAGAGCGCTCATGATGCTTTTGGGGCAGGACACAGTTCCACAAGTATATCTGCTGGTCTTG GCATGGCGGTTGGAAGGGATCTGTTGGGAAAGAACAACAGTGTGATTTCAGTTATTGGAGATGGAGCAATGACTGCAGGGCAAGCTTATGAGGCCATGAACAATGCAGGGTTTCTTGATGCTAACCTTATAGTTATTCTTAATGACAACAAGCAAGTTTCTTTACCAACTGCCACAATGGATGGCCCTGCAACTCCAGTTGGAGCCCTCAGCAGTGCCTTGAGCAAAATTCAAGCAAGCGCAGAATTTCGCAAACTCAGAGAGGCTGCAAAA AGCATCACAAAGCAGATTGGAAGACAAACCCATGAAGTTGCAGCAAAAGTAGATGAGTATGCAAGAGGCATGATCAGTGCTTCCGGATCAACCTTTTTTGAGGAGCTTGGCTTGTACTACATTGGCCCTGTGGATGGTCATAATATTGAAGACATggttacaatttttgaaaaagtcaaagcCATGCCGGCTCCGGGTCCAGTTTTGATTCACATAGTGACAGAGAAAGGGAAGGGATAC GATGATAAGATGCATGGTG TTGTCAAGTTTGATCCGAAAACAGGCCACCAGTTCAAGACAAAAGCATCTACACTATCATATACTCAGTACTTTGCTGAATCCTTGATAAAAGAAGCTGAAGTAGACAACAAGATTGTAGCCATTCACGCTGCGATGGGTGGTGGAACCGGCCTAAACTACTTCCAGAAAAGGTTTCCAGACCGATGCTTTGACGTTGGGATCGCCGAACAACATGCTGTTACATTTGCTGCAGGGCTAGCCACTGAGGGCCTCAAGCCATTTTGTGCTATCTATTCTTCTTTCCTTCAGCGTGGATACGATCAG GTGGTCCATGATGTAGATCTTCAGAAGTTACCAGTCCGATTCGCTATGGATAGAGCTGGTTTAGTTGGTGCTGATGGACCTACCCATTGTGGAGCATTTGACATCACCTACATGGCTTGCTTGCCTAACATGGTGGTCATGGCTCCATCAGATGAGGCTGAACTGATGCACATGGTTGCAACCGCTGCAGCCATAGATGACAGACCAAGCTGCTTTAGGTTCCCAAGGGGGAATGGAATTGGAGCCGTTTTGCCTCTCAATAACAAAGGAACTGCACTTGAG ATTGGAAAGGGTAGAGTTCTGACAGAAGGTAGCAGAGTTGCAATCTTGGGATATGGTTCTATAGTCCAGCAGTGCATGCAAGCTGCAGAACTGCTCAAAACACTTGGAGTCTATGTGACAGTTGCTGATGCTAGGTTCTGCAAGCCTTTGGATACTGGTCTTATTAAGGAACTAGCTAAAGAGCATGAAATACTCATCACTGCTGAAGAGGGTTCCATTGGAGGTTTTGGATCTCATGTTGCACATTACTTGAGCTTATCTGGCATCCTTGATGGACCTCTAAAG TGGAGAGCAATGACGCTACCTGATAGGTACATTGATCATGGATCACCTCAGGATCAGATTGAACAAGCAGGAATTTCATCAAAGCATATAGCCGGCACAGTCTTGTCTCTAATGGGAAAGTCAAAGGATGCTCTTCTCTTggtataa